A genomic segment from Bacteroidales bacterium encodes:
- a CDS encoding Omp28-related outer membrane protein — protein MSVAQQVPRDKAVVEIGTGTWCQYCPGAAMGADDLIANGYQVAIIEYHNGDPYANTYSNARNSYYGVPGFPTAYFDGLNAVVGGSNTQSMFPQYSVKVNQRMAIQSSFTIDVEGTHTCLTDFTAHITLVKVASNTSTNLKLHTVVTESHIEVFWQGMDEVNWVCRLMAPNQNGTPVSFTGGDTQEFDIPFTVDPSWIPEQCEVVIFLQDQSTKEIFQATKLPLLDFVPEYEFDATVKQLFDLPKTSCSGSFTPEVKIRNVGGTTMTSVDIIYQVNTGTPQTFAWTGSMDYLDEELVSLPAITFTGDDEYR, from the coding sequence ATGTCAGTTGCCCAGCAGGTTCCACGCGATAAAGCAGTAGTTGAAATCGGGACCGGTACCTGGTGCCAGTATTGCCCGGGAGCTGCAATGGGCGCCGATGATTTGATAGCGAACGGATACCAGGTGGCCATTATTGAATATCATAACGGCGATCCTTATGCTAATACATATTCCAATGCACGCAACAGTTATTACGGCGTGCCCGGTTTTCCAACCGCTTATTTCGACGGGCTGAATGCGGTTGTCGGCGGAAGCAATACGCAAAGCATGTTTCCTCAGTATTCTGTCAAAGTCAACCAGCGAATGGCCATTCAATCCTCTTTCACCATCGATGTGGAGGGTACTCATACCTGTCTGACTGACTTCACAGCTCACATAACTTTGGTAAAAGTGGCTTCTAACACAAGCACAAACCTCAAATTACATACTGTTGTCACCGAATCGCACATCGAAGTATTCTGGCAGGGAATGGACGAAGTCAATTGGGTATGCCGGTTGATGGCCCCTAACCAGAATGGTACACCGGTTAGTTTTACAGGCGGTGATACACAGGAATTCGATATCCCGTTTACCGTAGATCCCAGCTGGATTCCGGAACAATGTGAGGTAGTTATATTTCTCCAGGACCAGAGCACCAAAGAGATTTTCCAGGCAACCAAACTTCCCCTGCTTGACTTTGTTCCGGAATATGAATTCGATGCGACGGTTAAACAATTGTTTGATCTTCCAAAGACTTCCTGCAGTGGCAGCTTTACACCGGAAGTGAAAATCCGTAATGTCGGAGGCACTACCATGACCTCAGTTGATATCATTTACCAGGTTAACACCGGCACACCTCAAACCTTTGCATGGACGGGATCGATGGATTACCTGGATGAAGAACTGGTTTCCCTTCCGGCCATTACTTTTACCGGTGATGATGAATACAGATGA